DNA from Nocardioides seonyuensis:
CGTTCCGAGCGCAAGCGTCCCGACGACGGCGTACGACGTCACCAGCGGCGCCACGTCCAGCCACTCGCCCAGGAGGCACACCCCGGCCACGGCGAGACCGAGGGGCACCGCGGCGATCGGCGCCAGCGCCATCGCGGCGCCCGCGACACCTCGGTCGACACGGGTCGGTGGAGGCACCCGCAGGACCGTGAGGGTCCCGGTGGCCAGGAGCCAGCCGTCGCGCAGTCGCGTCACAAGATCTCTGACAGCAGCGCGACGTCGCGCATCACGGCGACCGCCGAGCGCAGCATCGGCACGGCAGCCACCGCGCCCGAGCCCTCGCCCAACCGCATCCCCAGGTCGAGCAGCGGCTCGAGCCCGAGCGCCTTGAGGGCGTGTGCCTGCGCCGGCTCGGTCGAGCGGTGACCTGCGACGAACCACGCCGCAGCGCCCGGGGCGACACGGTCGGCGGTGAGGGCACAAGCGACCGACATGAGTCCGTCGAGCAGGACGGGGACTCCGGACTCGGCCGCAGCGACGAGGAACCCGACGGTCGCAGCGAGGTCGGCGCTGCCCATCGCGGTCAGCGTCTCCAGGGGGTCGTCCACGCGGTCGCCGGCGCGGACCAGCGCAGCCGCGACGACGTCGCGCTTGTGGGCCCAGGTGGCGTCGTCGATGCCGGTCCCGCGCCCCACGACCTCGTCGGCCCCGAGGCCGAGCGCTGCAGCCACCAGGCACGCCGCCGGGGTGGTGTTCCCGATGCCGAGATCGCCGGACATGAGCAGCTGGGCGCCGGCAGAGATCTCCTCGCGCGCGACCCGGCGACCCAGCTCGAACGCCGCTGCAGTGTCGGTGGGGGAGAGCGCATCGGTCAGGTGCAGTGCTCCGGAGGAGCGCCGCAGCTTGTGGGCACTGACCTCGGGGGGCAGGCCGGGAACGTCGCCGTCGACACTGACGTCGAGGACCCGGACGTGCACTCCATGGGCCTGCGCGAGCGCGCTGACCCCGGCCCTGCCCGCGACGATCGTGCTGACCATGGCGGCGGTGACGGCCGGAGGGTAGGCAGACACCCCGTGCTGGGCGACGCCGTGGTCGCCCGCGAACACGACGAGCCGTACGTCGTCGAGCGGCTCGGGCGGGCACGCTCCCTGCGCGGCGCACAGCCAGACGCCGAGCTCGCCGAGGCGACCCAGGGCCCCCGGCGGAGTGGCAAGTCCGGCCAACCTCTCGGCGGCAGTGGCGGCGATGGCGGCAGAAGGCGGCGTCAAGGAGTCCATGAGGGGCAGCAGCCTATCCGCGGGCATGGGAGGCTCTCGTGCGTGCCCGGCCACTCCGTCCTGCAGCTCCCGGTCGCCGCGCTGGAGGACTGGGTGGTGGCCAGGACCGGGCACTACGACACCGGTTTCGTCTCCGCCGACCCGCGTTTCGCCCACGCGCACATCACCGCGCTCGGCCCGTTCGACCCGAGCCCGGACGAGTCGACCCTGACGCGGATCGAGGGGATCGCCGCTGCGACACCGCCCATCGCGACCCGACTCGCCGAGCTCGCGCAGTTCCCCAGCGGCATCATCCACCTGCGACCCGACCCGGACCTCGAGCTGCGCGCACTCACCGATCGGCTCGTGGAGGCCTTCCCCCAGTTCGTGCCGTACGGCGGGCGCTTCGGCCCCCGGGTCGACCCGCACCTGACGCTGGACGCCGCGAGCGAGGTGGTGTCGATCGACTCCACCAGGCGGCTCCTGGGTGGGCTCGTCCCGGTCTCGTGCACGCTCACGACGCTCCAGCTGGCGTGGTGGGAGTCGGGGGCGTGCCACGTGATGGCCGAATGGGAGCTCGGAGCGTCCCCGCGGTTGGGCCCGGCATGGCAGGATCAGCGACATGGCTGAATGGGCGCACCTGGAGATCAACGTCGACGACGACGGCAACGTGGAGGTCAGCGGCTACAACGCCGACCCCGAGCGGCTGGTCGAGGGCGCCGAGACGTGGGAGGAGCTGATCTCTACGCTCGGCGGCAGCGGCTGGGAGATGGTGCAGGTGGTTCCCGGCCCCGAGACCACCTACTGGTTCAAGCGGCAGCTCTGACCGCTCACCGCCCCGGCACGGCGGCCAGCGCCTCCGGGGTCGCGGGGACGACGAGGTCGTCGTACTCCGGTCGCGAGGAGACGAACTTCTTCACGTAGGCGCAGACGGCCACCGCCTGGAGGCCCTCAGCGCGTGTCGCGTCGAGTGCTTCGCCCACGAGCTTCCCGGCCAGCCCGCGGCCGCCGTAGGCCTCGTCGACCTCGGTGTGGAACAGCACGCGCTGGACTGGCTCCCCGTTGCCGGGGTCGTGGTCGACGAACTGCAGACGACCCACCGACTTCTCGTCGACGTGGACCTCGAACTGGTCGGACGTGGTTGACCTGGTCACCGAGTCGCTCATGGCTTCGATGGTGCCACACGGTTGCGTAGGTCACGGGTGGGTACGGGGTCAGTCGAGGGACGGCGCCTGTCGTTCTCGGGGGGCTACTCCATCGTGGAGGAACCATGAAGAATGTGTCACGAATGATGAAGCAAGCAGTCACGGCAGGGGTGCTGGGTCTCGCGTTGGTGCTCGGGCTGGCCACGTTCGGCGCAGGCAGCGCTGCCGCGATCAGCTCGGAGCGTCCGGTCGTCGGCAAGTCCGACGTCGGCAAGATCACCAGCCAGGTGGTGGGCCGCACCTCGGACGGTGACCGTGTCCGGGGCACCTTCACACCGATCAAGGTGATCGAGCGCGACGGAGCGCTGATGATGAAGGGCTTCCTGCGCGGGGTCGTCGTCGATGAAGGCCCCAACACGAAGTTCTCCGGCGTGAAGAACATCCCGATCAAGAAGATCGGTGGCCAGTCGGTGACGAGCGCACGGATGGCAGCGGGCGCCGGTGCCTGCGACATCCTGAACCTCGTCCTGGGGCCCCTGGACCTCAACATCCTGGGGCTGGAGATCCGTCTCCAGCGAGTCGTGCTCGACATCGTCGCTGTTGCCGGTGCCGGGAACCTGTTGGGCAACCTGCTGTGTGCTGTTGCCGGTCTGCTCGACGGCGGCGGCCTGCTCAGCGGACTGCTGGGACAGCTGCAGACGCTGCTGAACCAGATCCTCGGCGCCCTCAACCTGGGCGTGTGAGCTCCGAGCGGCCCGCTGCGCCCTGCGCGCAGCGGGCTGCCGCGGAGGGGTGTTGACGCCGTACGGTCCCGGGATCGTCTAGCCTCCGTCCGTGAGCGCACAAGCACCTTCCACCGTCATCCTGATCCGCGCCGAGAAGTTCACCCCGAACCCGGCCACAGCCGCTGACAACGCCTTCCAGGCGGACGTGCCCGCGGGGCAGTCCGACGACGTCACCTCGGCCAAGGCTCTGGCCGAGATGGACGCCCTCGCCGACGCGCTCCGCGAGGCGGGCGTGCGGGTGCACGTCTTCGCCGACGAGGACCACACGCGCCCCGACAGCGTCTTCCCCAACAACTGGCTCTCGACCCACGCCGGGGGCTACGTCGCGGTATACCCCATGTACGCCTCCAACCGCCGCCACGAACGCCGCCACGACGTGTTGGAGATGCTCAAGTCCAGCTACCGCGTGCAGTCGATCATCGACTACTCCGGCCTGGAGCCCGACGGCGTCTTCCTCGAGGGCACCGGTGCGATGGTGCTCGACCACGTCTCGCGGGTGGCCTACACCGCGCGCAGCTACCGGGCCGACACAGCCGTCCTGGAGCGGTTCTGCACCGACTTCAACTACGAGCCGATGGCCTTCGACGCGATCGACTCCGCCGGGGTGCCGGTCTACCACACCAACGTCATCGCCTGCGTCGGCACCGACGTCGCCATGTTCGCGCTGGAGATGATCCCCGACGTCCGACGGCGTGCCCAGGTTCGAGAGCGGCTGTCCGTCAACGGGCGCAAGGTCGTCGAGCTCACCGAGGCGCAGGTCCGTGAGTTCGCGGGCAACGCCGTGGAGCTGTGCGGCCGCACCCCGGACGGCCGACGCCGCTACATCATGGCGATGTCGGCACGTGCTCGCCGCAGCCTGCGCCCGGACCAGGTCGCGGCCATCGAGGAGTCCTGCGAGATCGTGGCCGTCGACATCCCGACGATCGAGCTGGCTGGTGGGTCGGTGCGGTGCATGATCGCGGGCGTGCACCTCGACCGCAGGCCCGAGGAGCACGAGCTCACGGAGGCGGTCGAGGCGATCAACGAGGACCACCCGGTCACCCCCGACGGTCGCTACGTCGCCATGGCAGACGCCTGAGCGAGCCGGGTCAGCGACGCGCCTCCTCCTGTGCCTCGATCCGGCGCATGACGGGCGTGGCGAGCACTCCGTGCACCACGACCGAGAGCACGATCGTGAACGCCACGGTCGCCCACAGCCACGCCTCCACCGTCGTCTGGAGGACCCCGACGGCGTAGGCCAGGTAGAAGATCGAACCGATGCCGCGGACGCCGAAGAACGCGACCGCGCCGCGCTCGGCGCGGGTGAGTCCGCCGGGCTCCGCAGCAGGCCGGGGCCAGGCCGAGAGCGCCACCCACCCGGCCAGCGGCCTGATCACGAAGACGAGTGCGAGCCCGATGGCAGCACCCCACCACGTGAGCTCGCCGAGCAACCCGTGACCGAGGGCGATCCCGAGGTAGAGCAGCGCCAGCAGGGTCAGCAGCAGCTCCAGGCGGGCGATCATGTCGTGCATGTTGCGATGGTGCGGGTGGTTGCGCTCGGCTGCGCGCAGCGTCATCGCGCAGGCGAAGACGGCCAGGAATCCGTAGCCTTGCAGCACCTCTGCCGCGCCGTACGACGTCAGCAGCGCTGCGAGCGCGAGCAACGGAGCGCCGCGCTCGGCGATCCTGGTGAGCTCGGACTTCCGTCGGAAGTACAGCTTCCCGAGCAGGAAGCCGACCAGGACTCCGACGGCCACGCCCACGAGCACGCGGAGGACCAGGTGGAAGCCGACCCACTCGGCCAGGCGCGACATGCCGCTGCCCTCTGCGGCCAGGACCAGGGCGGCGTAGACGAACGGGAAGGCGAGGCCGTCGTTGAGCCCGGCTTCCGAGGTGAGCGCGAATCGCACCTCGCTGCGTTCCTCGTGGCCGCCGCCCTCATCGGGGCCGGCGTCCTCCGCGGGCACGTCGCCGCCTGCCTCGACGTCGGGGCCGCCGACCTGGACGTCCGAGGCCAGGACGGGATCGGTGGGGGAGAGCGCTGCGCCGAGCAGCACGGCGAGGGGCAGCGAGAGCCCGCCGACGAGCCCGAGGGCTGCGACGCCGAGGACCGAGAGCGGCATGGCGATCGCCAGCAGCCTCCACGTGGGCGACCAGGTGCGCAGGCTCGCCGCGTCCCTGAGCCGCAGCGGTCTGTCGATCGCCAGGCCCACGCCCATCAGGGCCATCAGGACGGCGAGCTCGGTGACGTGCTCGATGACCGCGCGATGCTCCCGCATGTCGAGCGGCATGCCGTCGGTGATCGGTGACAGGCCCAGGAGGAGCCCGATGGCGAGCAGCACGATGGGCGAGGAGATCGCGACGCGCTGCACCAGCGTCGGCACGATCAGGGCCAGGACCAGCGTGACCCCCGCGACGAGGTAGGCCAGGTCTACGCCTGACACGTGCACCCGGCGCCCCCGGTCGGCCTCACAGGACCGGCCGCCCGCCGGTGACCGCCACCCGAGCGCCGGACACGTAGCTGCCCTCGTCGGAGGCGAGGAGCACGTAGACCGGCGCGAGCTCGGCCGGCTGGCCGGCACGTCCCAACGGCGTGTCGGCCCCGAACTCCGCGACCTTCTCCGGTGGCATCGTCGAGGGGATGAGGGGCGTCCACACCGGCCCGGGGGCGACGCTGTTGACGCGGATCCCCTGCTTGCCCAGCATCTGGGCGAGGCTGGCACAGAAGTTGGCGATGGCCGCCTTGGTGGCGGCGTACGGCGCGAGGGTGGGGTTGGGGTTGTCGGAGTTGACCGACGAGCTGCCGATGATCGAGGAGCCCGATCCCATGTGTGGCACGGCGGCCTTGCACAGGTGGAACATCGCCGACAGGTTCGTGGCGATCGTGTGGTCCCACTCCTCGTCCGGGATCTCCTCCAGCGACTCCCTGGTCATCTGGTAGGCCGCGTTGCACACGAGCACGTCGACGCGGCCGAGCTCTTCGACGGTCCGGGCGATCAGGTCACGGCAGTGCTGGGGGTCGGAGAGGTCGCCCGCGACCACGACGGCGCGACGGCCGGCCTCCTCCACGTAGCGCGCGGTGTCGGCGGCGTCGTCGTGCTCCTCCAGGTAGGAGATGACGACGTCGGCGCCCTCCCGGGCGTAGGCGATCGCCACCGCGCGGCCGATGCCACTGTCTGCTCCGGTGATGACCGCCACCTTGTCGGTGAGGCGCCCGTGCCCCTGGTAGCTGTCCTCACCGCAGTCCGGCTCCGGGTCCATCCGGGACTGGATGCCGGGCGGCTCCTGTTGCTGGGCTGGCCGCTGCTGGGATTCCTCGCTCATGCCCCTGCCGGTACCCGTGCACCGGCAGGGCATGCCACGAGGCACGCGAGTCGGCTCAGGCCTCGACCATGAAGCGCTCCCACGCCCGGTGTAGCCCCATGGCCTCGAACAGGTCCGCGACGACCGCGTCGACGTCGTCACCGAGGGCGACGCCCGGCTGGTCCGCCTCGATCCCGAGCGCGCCGAGCGCTTCCCGGCCAGCACCCCAGGCCCCGATCGCCTTGGCGTGCCGCCACGCCTCGGAGAGGAGCAGCACGACCCTCGGGTCGAGCGCTCCGGTCGAATCGGCACCGCTCTTGGCGTCGCGCAGTGGCATCGCATCCGGCGCCGGCGCGGGAGCACCCGCGACGAGCACGGCGTCGTACTCGACGGAGCGCGCTGTGAGGAAGGTGCGCTGGACCGTGGTTCCGCCCACCTCGCCGCCGCGAGCCGCGATGACCAGTGGCACCATCCCCGCCGCGAGGACGGCGCGGCGGGCGGCGTCTACGCCCTCGAGATCACCGTCGGCGTCGACGACGATCCCGACCGTGCGGCCGTCCAGCGGCCAGCTCCGTCCGACCTGCGACAGCGCGGGGCTGGGATCCATGTCGAGCACCTCGGTCGCGTCGGGCGCCGGAGCAGGAAGTCCCAGCCCGAGGGCCACCTGGGCGCACAGGTCGGCGTCGATGGCGGCCAGCGCGCGAAGCTGGCGCTCCTTGACCGCCTGCTCGTAGCACTTGCCGAGCTCGAAGGTGTAGGCGCGGACGATGTGCTCCTGCTCGACGGTCGTCATGCTGCGCCAGAAGAGCCGCGCCTGGCTGAAGTGGTCGGCGAACGAGGCCGGGGCCTCCCGCACCTTCGAGGCGGCCGGCACCTGCACCGGCACGTCGAGGAACGCGGTGTCGGTGCCGGCGTGGAAGGGGCAGCCGCCGTCGAGGGAGTTGGGGCGGTACGGCGCCGCGCCGGCGTGCACGCCCTGCTGCATGTAGCCGTCGCGCAGCATGTCGTTGACGGGGGCGTGCGGCCGGTTGATCGGGATCTGGCCGAAGTTCGCGCTGCCGAACCGGTTCAGCTGCGTGTCCAGGTAGGAGAACAGCCGGGCCTGCAGGAGCGGGTCGTCGGTCACGTCGATCCCCGGCGGCAGGTGTCCCACGTGGAAGGCGACCTGCTCGCTCTCGGCGAAGAAGTTGGTGGGATTGGCGTTCAGCGTCATCAGCCCGATCGGCTGCACCGGCGCGATCTCCTCGGGCACGAACTTGGTGGGATCGAGCAGGTCGATGCCCTCGAACGTCTGCTCCGGCGTGTCGGGGAAGGCCTGGATGCCCAGCTCCCACTGGGGGAACGCGCCCGCCTCGATGGCGTCGTAGAGGTCACGGCGGTGGAAGTCGGGGTCGATCCCGTTGAGCATCTGCGCCTCCTCCCACGTCAGGGAGTGGACCCCGAGCCGGGGCTTCCAGTGGAACTTCACCAGCGTCGTGGCGCCCTCGGCGTTGACGAGGCGGAACGTGTGGACCCCGAAGCCCTCCATCGTCCGGTAGGAACGCGGGATGCCGCGGTCGGACATGTTCCACATCGTGTGGTGCTGGGCCTCGGTGTGCAGGGAGACGAAGTCCCAGAACGTGTCGTGGGCGCTCTGCGCCTGCGGGATCTCCCGGTCGGGGTGGGGCTTGGCCGCGTGGACGATGTCGGGGAACTTGATGCCGTCCTGGATGAAGAACACGGGCATGTTGTTGCCGACGAGGTCGAACGTGCCCTCCGCGGTGTAGAACTTCGTCGCGAACCCGCGGGTGTCGCGCACCGTGTCGGCCGATCCGCGGGAGCCCAGGACCGTCGAGAAGCGGACGAAGACCGGGGTCTCGACGCCCTTGCCGAGGAACGCGGCCCGACAGAGGTCGTCCGCCGCGCCGTACCCCTCGAAGACACCGTGGGCGCCCGCACCACGGGCGTGGACGACGCGCTCGGGGATGCGCTCGTGGTCGAAGTGCATGACCTTCTCGCGCAGGTGGTGGTCCTGGAGGAGCGTCGGTCCGCGGGGCCCCGCCTTGAGGGAGTGGTCGGTGTCACGGAGCCGCGCACCCTGGGCGGTCGTGAGGTAGGCGCCCTGCTGGCCCATCGCCTCCGCCGGGACGTCGGTGTCCGCCCCGGTGGGGGTCCTCCTGTCGGGTGCCCCCTGGTCGGGCTTCGGGGGCAGTGGCTCGCGGGGCTCGGTCGGCTCCTCGAGGCTCGGTGGCTCGCTGCCAGGGGCTCCGGGCACCGGGGGCTCCATCAGCTTCTCTGCCTTGTCGGCGACCTTGCCGGCCGCCTGCGCGGCCTTCGACGTCATGCTCTTCGCGGCTCCGGTGAGCCCGTCGGACTTCTCTGCCATGGGATGTCCCTCCGAGAGTGGCTGGAGAGGGCACGTACCCGAGTGGCGAGGTCTCAGTCCCACGTGGTGGCAGTGGATGCCGGGGTGGCGGTGAGCACCTTGAGGGCGAGCTCGGTGGTGGCCGCGACGCCGAGGAAGTCCATCACCCGGCGGACGCGCTCGGGGTCGAGCGGCAACAACCCGGGGGAGCCCGGGACGTCGGGCGTGAGCCCCAGCTCGAGATCCTCGCGGCCGGCCATGAGGGCGAGGTTGAACTCGTAGCGCTCGCGCGCGCCGGTGGCGCTGAGACGTCGTACGGCACCAGCGCCGAGGCGGCGCGCTCCCGTCTCGGCCGCCCAGCCGTCGAGCGCCTCCACCAGCGAGCGGCCCTGGTCGTGCTCGAGGTCCGCCCACACGGCCTCCATGGAGCCGGCGACCTCCAGGAGCAGTGCCGCGGACTTCTCGCCGATCCCGGTGACGCCCGGGAGGTTGTCGCTCGCGTCGCCGCGGAGTGCGGCGTAGGCGAGGTAGTTGTCGGCCGAGACGCCGTACATCGCGTGCAGGCTGCGGCGGGTGAGGAGGGGAGAGCCGTGGATGCCGCCGTCGATCAGGCGCAGCACCCGGGTGTCGTCGCTGATGTGCGCGAAGGCGTCGCGGTCGGAGGTCACGATGACGCACTCCCACCCGTTCTGCGTCGCCCAGGCGGCCGCCGAGGCGTTGACGTCGTCGGCCTCCAGGCCCGCGGGGGTGAGGGTGGCCAGACCCAGGGCGTCGAGGAGGGCACCGGATCGCTCGAGCTGGTCCACGAGCTCGGGGTCCTTGGGTGCGCGGCCGGCCTTGTAGTCGGGGTAGCGCTCCCGACGCAGCGACCCGCTGCGGTCGTCGAGACCGAAGACCACCGCGTCGGGCGAGAAGGCGTCGATCGACTCGATGATCTGGCGCACCATGCCGTGCAGGGCCCACGCCGGGCGTCCCGAACGATCCAGGAGCCGCGTGCCCTTGCGGGCGTGGTGCTGCCGGTGCAGCAGCGACGGCGCGTCGACGGCGAGCAGCAGCCTGGGCACGGGGCTGAGTGGCTCGGGCATGGGAACCCAGCCTAGGTGCCGCGGGAGTCAGAGCGTGACGGCGAGGTTCACCCAGGTGGAGGCGACCTCCATGCCGACCTTCTCGTAGAGCCCGCGCGCGCCGGCGCGGGTGTCCGTGGAGAGGTAGCAGCGGACGGCTCCGTGCTCGCGGGCGAGCCTGAAGGCGTCGACGAGCATGGCAGGAGCCAGGCCCCGGCCACGGTGGTCCGGGCGTACGGCGATCCTGGCGACGTAGCCGCCGTCGCCGGCGAGGAACACGTGCGTCGCACCGACCACGTCCCCGTCGGCGGTGGTGAGGAGGCGCAGGTTCCACGGCTCGAAGCCGGGCCGTCCCCACACCTTGGCACCGAAGTCCGCCATGCTCATCCGCTCGCGCTCGGACCACTCGAGGAAGCAGTCCTCGATGAGCTTCCAGGCGGATTCCCGGTCGGCCTCGGCATCGTCGCGGATGGTGAAACCCTCCGGCAGCGGACGAGCACTGATCTCGCGGTCCGGTGGCAGCTCGAGGTCCCACGCCGTCCAGCGCTCCTCGTAGCCGAGATCCCGCATCAGCCGCTCCGCCGCCGATCCCTGCGGTACCTGCGTCCCGATCCGCGTGGAGCCGGCGGCGCGCGCGGTCGCCTGCAACCAGCGCGCGAGCGCCGTACCGATCCCGCGGCCCTGGTAGGACGGCAACACCGCCGTGTAGGCAACGTCGGCATCGCTCAGGTCGCCGTAGGCGACGAGCCGGTCTCCGTCGAAGACACCGACCGTGCTCGCGGTGATGTCGTAGCTGGGTCGCCGCCAGTCGGCCACCACGTCCTCGAGCGTCATCTCGGGCTCGCCGAGGTCGACGACCTCCTCGGCGGCGATGACGGACAGCACCGCCGGGGCGTCGTCGAGGGTGAGGGCGCGGGTGGTCAGGCCGGCAGGCAGGTTGTCGATGGGGTGCATGGGTCCGATTCTGTGCGGAAGGCCTTGCCGGTGTCTTGTGGACCGCTTGCGCGCAGAGGCACTCCACGCAATCAATGGGTTGCGTGTGCGGCCAGCCAGGCGTCGGGACGTGGGGCACCGGACCTCGGATGCCCGCTCCGCGAGCCTCGCCTCGTAGTGCTGCATCTCCCATGCGAGGTCGATGGCCGTGCGCACAGCGGCAGGCTCTGCTCGATGGAGATAGGCCTCGACCTTGTGGTGTGCCTCCATTCGAGGCGGCACGCCGAAGCAGTCCGGATAGCGCTCGAGCAGCGACTCTCGCTCACTGAGCGGAACCCGGATCACCAACGTGTCGGGGTCGTGCAGGCGCATGACCAGGCGGTCGTCGACGTACCACGCAGGACGCGACGCCGTTCCCTTGCGCTTGACCCGGGGGAGCGACTCGGCGTAGCGGGAAACCTCTTCCAGTCTCACCCGTTCACCGTAGGCGTGCGTGGGCGTCACACTCGCAGCCGTGCCCCGTGTCGATCGGACCCGGAAGGATCTGCCAGCAGGCGTCAACCTCACGGGGAGGTCCGGCGAACCTGAACGGTGGGCGACTGGAGGCACGAAGCATAGGGCCAAGTTGCGCGATCTATCGTGAAACGATAGATTGTCATCGACGAACGACATAAAGGAGTCGATAATGAGCAAGTGGGCAACCAGGGCGCTGAGGGCGGTCATCGCCATCGCGCTGGTCGGGTCGGTGGTGGTGCAGGTGGGCATGGTCGCGCTGCTCTGGCTCGACACGGACGAGCCGCCGACCGGCATCGGAGTCTCGCTCGTGGTGATCGGCGTCCTGGGCGTCCTGATGCTGCAGGTCGTCGCCGTGTGCATCTGGCGGCTGCTCACGATGGTGGGCAGGGGGACGGTGTTCTCCCACGCCGCCTTCCGGTACGTCGACATGGTCATCGCCGCGATCGGTGCCGCCGCGGTGCTGGCATTCTCGGTCGCCGTGGTGGCCAGGTTCGCCAACCACGCGACGCCCGGTGACGAGGTGGCCCCGGGTCTCGTGGGCCTGATCTGCGGACTCGCCCTCGTGGTCGCAGGCGTCGCACTCGTGGTCTACGTGATGAGGACGCTGCTCGCGCAGGCCGTCGCGCTGGACTCCGAGACCAAGGCGCTCAAGTCCGAGCTGGACGAGGTGATCTGAGTGCCGATCATCGTCGACGTCGACGTGATGCTCGCCAAGCGCAAGATGGCGGTCGGCACGCTCGCCGAGCAGGTCGGGATCACCCCCGCCAACCTCGCCGTGCTCAAGAACGGCCGGGCCAAGGCCGTGCGCTTCACCACCCTCGAGGCGTTGTGCGAGGCGCTCGACTGCCAGCCCGGCGACCTCCTGCGCTGGGAGCCCTAGGGTGCCCGCATGGGCGAGGAGACGGTGGGTGTCGTCGGCGGCGGCATCCTCGGGCTGGCGGTCGCCCGTGAGCTCACCCGTCGGCGCCCCGGGGCGCGCATCGTCGTGCTGGAGAAGGAGGACGCGCTCGCCCGCCACCAGACCGGACACAACTCCGGTGTCGTGCACGCGGGCATCTACTACAGGCCGGGGAGCCTGAAGGCGACACTGTGCGCCCGCGGCCGTCTCCTCCTCCGGGACTACTGCGCCGAGCAGGGAGTCGCCTACGAGGAGTGCGGCAAGCTCGTCGTCGCGGTGACCCACGACGAGATCGCCCGGCTCGACGCGCTGGAGCACACTGCCGTGCTGAACGGAGTCCCGGGGTTGCGGCGCCTCGACGCAGCCGGCATCCGTGAGGTCGAGC
Protein-coding regions in this window:
- a CDS encoding helix-turn-helix domain-containing protein translates to MPIIVDVDVMLAKRKMAVGTLAEQVGITPANLAVLKNGRAKAVRFTTLEALCEALDCQPGDLLRWEP
- a CDS encoding DUF2975 domain-containing protein, coding for MSKWATRALRAVIAIALVGSVVVQVGMVALLWLDTDEPPTGIGVSLVVIGVLGVLMLQVVAVCIWRLLTMVGRGTVFSHAAFRYVDMVIAAIGAAAVLAFSVAVVARFANHATPGDEVAPGLVGLICGLALVVAGVALVVYVMRTLLAQAVALDSETKALKSELDEVI
- a CDS encoding GNAT family N-acetyltransferase; amino-acid sequence: MRLEEVSRYAESLPRVKRKGTASRPAWYVDDRLVMRLHDPDTLVIRVPLSERESLLERYPDCFGVPPRMEAHHKVEAYLHRAEPAAVRTAIDLAWEMQHYEARLAERASEVRCPTSRRLAGRTRNPLIAWSASARKRSTRHRQGLPHRIGPMHPIDNLPAGLTTRALTLDDAPAVLSVIAAEEVVDLGEPEMTLEDVVADWRRPSYDITASTVGVFDGDRLVAYGDLSDADVAYTAVLPSYQGRGIGTALARWLQATARAAGSTRIGTQVPQGSAAERLMRDLGYEERWTAWDLELPPDREISARPLPEGFTIRDDAEADRESAWKLIEDCFLEWSERERMSMADFGAKVWGRPGFEPWNLRLLTTADGDVVGATHVFLAGDGGYVARIAVRPDHRGRGLAPAMLVDAFRLAREHGAVRCYLSTDTRAGARGLYEKVGMEVASTWVNLAVTL